In Jaculus jaculus isolate mJacJac1 chromosome 11, mJacJac1.mat.Y.cur, whole genome shotgun sequence, the following proteins share a genomic window:
- the Hs3st6 gene encoding heparan sulfate glucosamine 3-O-sulfotransferase 6, translated as MPRTLDGQVTMEKTPSYFVTREAPRRIHSMSPATKLIVVVRNPVTRAISDYAQTLSKTPGLPSFRALAFRRGLGPVDTAWSAVRIGLYAQHLDNWLHYFPLSHFLFVSGERLVSDPAGELGRVQDFLGLRRVVTDKHFYFNATKGFPCLKKAQGSGRPRCLGKSKGRPHPRVPEAVIQRLKAFYRPFNRKFYQMTGQDFGWD; from the coding sequence ATGCCACGTACCCTGGATGGGCAGGTCACCATGGAGAAGACCCCCAGCTACTTCGTGACAAGGGAGGCTCCCCGACGCATCCATAGCATGTCGCCGGCTACCAAGCTGATCGTGGTGGTGCGGAATCCAGTGACCCGGGCCATTTCTGACTACGCCCAGACGCTCTCCAAGACCCCAGGCCTGCCCAGCTTCCGCGCTCTGGCCTTCCGCCGCGGCCTGGGCCCTGTCGACACGGCCTGGAGTGCCGTGCGCATCGGCCTCTACGCCCAGCACCTGGACAACTGGCTGCACTACTTCCCCCTGTCACACTTCCTGTTTGTCAGCGGCGAGCGCCTGGTCAGCGACCCCGCCGGGGAGCTGGGCCGCGTACAGGACTTTCTGGGCCTCAGACGCGTGGTCACCGACAAGCACTTCTACTTCAATGCCACCAAGGGCTTCCCTTGCCTCAAAAAGGCCCAGGGCAGTGGCCGCCCCCGCTGCTTGGGTAAATCCAAGGGCCGGCCTCACCCCCGGGTGCCTGAGGCTGTGATCCAGCGCTTGAAGGCTTTCTACCGGCCCTTCAACCGCAAGTTCTACCAGATGACTGGCCAGGACTTTGGCTGGGACTGA